Part of the Benincasa hispida cultivar B227 chromosome 11, ASM972705v1, whole genome shotgun sequence genome, GCCTTGATGGCCTGTTATGAAAAGGGATTGAAGAAAACGTTTAGATAAGATAGTAAAGTAAGAAATGTTCCAAAAAAATGATAGATTCGGATCTTCTGAGTCGTCAAATGAAATCACTGAGCGGATTCAACACACCTTCACAGCCTGCTCAGCAGATTTGCGAGCATGATCAACATGTTCAACTCTTCTCAACTCGTTGTATAGCTTCAAAGGATAAGTAGCCACGTCTCCCACAGCATACACATCAGGAATGCTTGTTTTGAAGAATCCATCAGTCTGAAATCAATAAGCTATCACATGAGTTGTGAAAACTTGACAATCAAATCTATATAAATTAGAGGAATTTGGCAAACAAGATAAATGAAACAGGTGGAAAGACAATGGGTTTGGTAACGCTAGAAGAAATTGGCTACTACTAATATTATGCAATATAGGTTAATTTGATCTTTCATTGTCTATATGCGGTATTATTTGATCTTTACCATTCTCCATATGAAATTTTCTGATGGTTTATGTTAGTTTTAAGAACAAATGGGAAGATTGTCCGGTGCACATGCAGTAGTTTTCATGAAAAACAATGATACATATCAAGGTTATTTCATAATGGCAACAATTATAAATAGAACATTTAATAGCTCAGAACCAAAATCATTTTACCTAAACAAGTTATATAGTTTAACCAGTATTATAAAAATGTTGATGCTCGGAAAATTTTTCGAGGAAAGCTAAATTAGCCTACTAACCTTAATACCTCCCTTCTCTTCTTCGACCTGCCCTTTAAACAAAGATATCAAGGGTCTACCTCCAACACCCACAACAACTATGTCAGCATCAAGAATCCTGCCATCTTTGAGTTTAACTTGCTTCACCTGAAAGATTCACTTCATAATTCATTGTTTTTCCAAAAAGCATCATCGAGAAGCAAGAGGCATAAAATACGAGATACAAACCTCTCCATCTGAATTTGAGGTAAAACCAGTTGCTACTGTTCCCTTAATTATATTGATTCCTTTGTTTTTGTAAAAACCTTCATAGAAGGAAGCTATGCCAGATGTGAAAAGCCTAGGCACTGCAGGAACACAAGCCACAGAAGAGAAGGCTAAGGGTTTGACAGAAAATAATACTTCTATAGAGTAAAGAGCGTAGGAAATGTGGTTAAAGAACCATTCTGTATTGAGGAATGAGTACTTACTGCACCATGGTTCAGGGTAGACCATGGTAACATCAAGATTGTTGATCTGTAAAGCTGCACCAAGTTCAAGACCTATGTAACCTCCTCCAACAATCACAGCCTTCCCGTTCTTCTTTGATTTAATTGCTTCTACAAGCTTGTCAGCATCGTCAACCtctctcaaataaaaaatgtttttagcATCAGCTCCTTCTACACCAAAATCTGACAATCTTATGACCTGCAAGTAGACAAAAAGGGCATAAGTTCAATCTGAAATGAGAACAGATAAAACAGAAGTTCCAGTGCTCTATGTTAGTGGATGAGTTTATACAGTGGAACCGGTTGcaatgatcaaaatttgatactTGTAGGTATCACCGCAAGCACTAATGAGAGCCTTCGCAGCGAGATCTGCATTCACTATCTCTGTGCTAAGAATCAATTCAATCCCTGAAGTATAAGACGTTTAACAATCAGACGAGATTTAACAAGAATAACGTCAACAAGTAAACCTAACTAAGAGTTACAATTTTGTTTTCCTTCTATAAGAAACAGTTTTCATTATCAAAgacaaataaaggaaaatacaaatGAGAGGAGATGAAATATCCCCACACACTAAATGATTACAGAAACACTTCCTAAATGGAGCGTAATTGAGCTATACTAATAATTAAATAGGAAGATTTAGACCAAGTAGAAGCAAAAAGTTTTACAACTAAAAAGGCAACCATTACCGTTTTCTTTGTACCACTCTGGTAAAAGTCTCTCTCCTCCACTTCCAACACAGACGTGGAATCCTGGAAGTCTAGCAGGAGCTGAAGAAACATACTTGTCAAGTTACAATGTGAAATCCAAAGAATAGATAAGATCACGGTAACTATTTAACTTTCTTCTTGCAAATTATTTTTACATAATCAACGACTTACACTCGGGGAAGAGATATCCCTTACTAAGAGCAGGGCGTTCATAAGGAGCAACCTGCACAATAATGGAGAATATTTAGGAAGAACGTAAACTGATCTCACTTTTCTGATTCAACATCTTGAAAATGATTCAAGTAGTGTGTGTGCGtgtgagagagagaggaagCTGGTTTTGAATAACATCCTAAGGTTCTCAGAAACCCTCAAAGCCTCGAAGCCCTTCCAATTGTACGATGACTTTTTCTGCTCTACTGAACGCACTGTACCTGGTTCCAAGTCCTTCTGGAATAGTGAAATATGAAAAACTGGTTTGTTCAAAGACCTTTGGACAAATTCAATCAATATGCTATCTTTTCAATCCTCTGGAAATTCTAATTGATGTTTGGATTGGGCATAATTATCCTCTGGGGAATCTAATAGAAGCCAAAAAATCTTAGGAGGCAGTTTTTCATCGACATTTTCAGCTAATGGATGGAAATTAGTAAGACAGCCCTTTGGGTAAGCCAAGCCATTTACTTCAGAATCAACATTTTGCCCTTTTGCAGTTTCCATCTGACTTCATTTTAGCTTGAGCTCAGGCTAGATGATTCCCAATATCATCTAAAGGTTGATTTTATTCTGTTAGTTATTGGTCTAGTAAAGATTTATTGCGTAGTGAGCtgcccatactgaattgaaggaGGATGGGGTTCGCCGTAAACTACTTACAAAAGAGTGGTGCCGACCAATTCATGTTTTGTGGGGTTAATATCAATGATCAGTCCACATTACACATTGATGCCACTACTTCAATTTTCACAACAGAAACAGTAAAAATAAATCTGAATTTGTGCTTAATCATCTCAATTTGGTCACAAATTTGCGGGTGATAACTGGTGCTTCAACGAAAGGACACACCATCTATCACCTCACAACCTATTCCCTTCCCACAAATGATACTGTAGTCTTTCTTTCTTTAGCTAAGGACAAGCCAAGCTAGAAGTTAGAATAGAATTTCATAAAGTAATGGTCGAGATCGATATCGCCGGGCTAGTGCGGCTCGAGGAGAAGATAGGCAGCTCGACTCCTCGAGGAAAGGGTTAAAAAGGCTTGACTGAAAGGGAAAGGGTAGGGGTTGAAAAATGGGATTCTGGTGAAAGCGCTAGAAAGAGGAAATCAAGGATTGTCCACCATCAAGTATCTAGTTGCAGGGGGGACTGATTTCTGTAAGATCCGGGTAGATAAGTAGCTCGACTCGAAGAGGAGAGGGAGGGTgaacatactttttttttagccGCATTCATTGCTTTGAGGGATTGGTTGTGAGCAAGGAAGCGTTGAGTTGGGCGCGTAAGGTGTTGGGTGGTGGGTTTTCGATGGATACAGCTTTGATTGCTT contains:
- the LOC120091032 gene encoding monodehydroascorbate reductase, seedling isozyme-like — protein: MAEKSFKYVIVGGGVSAGYAAREFVKLGLKAGELAIISKEAVAPYERPALSKGYLFPESPARLPGFHVCVGSGGERLLPEWYKENGIELILSTEIVNADLAAKALISACGDTYKYQILIIATGSTVIRLSDFGVEGADAKNIFYLREVDDADKLVEAIKSKKNGKAVIVGGGYIGLELGAALQINNLDVTMVYPEPWCMPRLFTSGIASFYEGFYKNKGINIIKGTVATGFTSNSDGEVKQVKLKDGRILDADIVVVGVGGRPLISLFKGQVEEEKGGIKTDGFFKTSIPDVYAVGDVATYPLKLYNELRRVEHVDHARKSAEQAVKAIKAEEEGKSIEEYDYLPYFYSRAFTLSWQFYGDNVGETILFGDNNPESEQPKFGTYWVKDGKVVGAFLEGGTPDEYKAIAKLARDQPSVESLDQLAKEGLCFASKV